Proteins encoded together in one Microbacterium oxydans window:
- the pknB gene encoding Stk1 family PASTA domain-containing Ser/Thr kinase, producing the protein MSTEPRVIAGRYRVDELIGHGGMAKVYRGYDLTLGREVAIKILDPELARDTAFRTRFRLEAQAASRMSHPSIVRVFDAGDPSASDSSSDEPPYIVMELVKGTLLKDIISAGPVPVADAVRYVDGILEALDYSHRAGVVHRDIKPGNVMVTDKGQVKVMDFGIARAVSDSSSTVAETTQIIGTAAYFSPEQAKGEPVDARADLYSTGVVLYELLTGRQPFRGESPVAVAYQHVSETPIPPTEVNEDAPGALDPIVLRALAKDPYQRYSDAAHFRAALDAAVTGNAPTRKELGALTSELYGPSPRQAQETARSLRQLSTDTTMTRTQSGPPVAWIWAGVALLAVLLASVLFWVVTISGRPSEMPSTSRVIPNLVNVSSERAQDDLAKLDLASTIVFESSAEITEGNVISTDPEAGVSVEEGTTVTVHVSSGVETAVVPKIEGMTLADATKALKAAGLELGTVIQRNDKALQADTVISSSEKPESEVAPGTVINLVVASGKVTLTDLVGWTVDAATTNLTDLGLTPTPVEQADCPATDPPTVQSMSVAPGDVPIGSPVELRFCTGD; encoded by the coding sequence GTGTCCACAGAGCCACGGGTCATCGCGGGTCGATACCGCGTCGACGAGCTCATCGGGCATGGCGGGATGGCGAAGGTCTACCGCGGGTACGACCTGACCCTGGGGCGCGAGGTCGCGATCAAGATCCTCGACCCCGAGCTCGCCCGTGACACGGCGTTCCGCACGCGCTTCCGGCTGGAGGCGCAGGCCGCTTCGCGGATGTCGCACCCGTCGATCGTCCGCGTGTTCGACGCCGGCGACCCCTCGGCCAGCGACAGCTCCTCCGACGAACCGCCGTACATCGTGATGGAGCTCGTCAAGGGTACGCTGCTCAAGGACATCATCTCCGCGGGCCCCGTGCCGGTGGCCGATGCGGTGCGCTACGTCGACGGCATCCTCGAGGCCCTCGACTACTCGCACCGCGCGGGCGTCGTGCACCGCGACATCAAGCCCGGCAACGTCATGGTGACCGACAAGGGTCAGGTCAAGGTGATGGACTTCGGCATCGCCCGAGCCGTCTCCGACTCCTCCTCGACCGTGGCCGAGACCACGCAGATCATCGGCACCGCCGCGTACTTCTCGCCCGAGCAGGCGAAGGGCGAGCCGGTCGATGCCCGCGCCGACCTCTACTCGACCGGTGTGGTGCTGTACGAGCTGCTCACGGGCCGCCAGCCGTTCCGCGGAGAGTCGCCCGTCGCGGTCGCCTACCAGCACGTCAGCGAGACGCCGATCCCGCCGACCGAGGTCAACGAGGACGCCCCCGGCGCGCTCGACCCGATCGTGCTGCGCGCTCTCGCGAAGGACCCCTACCAGCGGTACTCGGATGCTGCGCACTTCCGCGCCGCACTGGACGCGGCCGTCACCGGGAACGCTCCGACGCGCAAAGAGCTCGGAGCGCTGACCAGCGAGCTCTACGGACCGAGCCCGCGGCAGGCGCAGGAGACGGCGCGTTCGCTGCGCCAGCTCAGCACCGACACCACCATGACCAGGACCCAGTCCGGCCCGCCGGTCGCCTGGATCTGGGCGGGTGTGGCACTGCTGGCCGTGCTGCTGGCCTCGGTGCTGTTCTGGGTCGTGACGATCAGCGGGCGTCCGTCCGAGATGCCCAGCACGTCCCGCGTGATCCCGAACCTCGTCAACGTCTCCTCGGAGCGCGCGCAGGACGACCTGGCGAAGCTCGACCTGGCGTCGACGATCGTCTTCGAGTCGAGCGCCGAGATCACCGAGGGGAACGTCATCAGCACCGACCCCGAGGCCGGCGTCTCGGTGGAGGAGGGCACGACGGTCACCGTCCACGTCTCCTCCGGTGTGGAGACCGCGGTGGTGCCGAAGATCGAGGGCATGACGCTCGCGGACGCGACGAAGGCACTGAAGGCCGCCGGCCTCGAACTCGGCACCGTGATCCAGCGGAACGACAAGGCCCTGCAGGCGGACACGGTGATCTCCTCGAGCGAGAAGCCCGAGTCGGAGGTGGCACCGGGCACGGTCATCAACCTCGTCGTCGCCAGCGGCAAGGTGACTCTCACCGACCTGGTCGGCTGGACGGTCGACGCCGCCACCACGAATCTCACCGATCTCGGGCTCACGCCCACGCCCGTGGAACAGGCCGACTGCCCCGCGACGGACCCGCCGACCGTGCAGTCGATGTCCGTGGCGCCGGGTGACGTTCCGATCGGTTCGCCGGTCGAGCTGCGGTTCTGCACCGGCGACTGA
- a CDS encoding protein kinase domain-containing protein translates to MRPTQGVSFGGRYELQSRIAIGGMGEVWEATDHVIGRTVAIKILKDEYMGDPGFLERFRAEARHAALVNHEGIASVFDYGEENGSAYLVMELVPGEALSTVLERDGALSADKTLDIVAQTASALQAAHAAGLVHRDIKPGNLLITPDGRVKITDFGIARIADQVPLTATGQVMGTVQYLSPEQASGHPASPATDTYSLGIVAYECLAGKRPFTGESQVAIAMAQINEQPPPLPPTVPIPVQNLVMAMIAKKPADRPSSSATVARAAQALRRGDLNSAAIAVPAIATGGIAGDDDATRMLTASGDDGTTRILPTTAQLPTEDAAEEEKKKKRSPWTWPLIALIVLLAIALGGTVWGMLANQGNGDADATPKQSSSSPPPSTPSTPPPTTPEETRVDVTALNLNGMDCGGATSTLKGAGFDSEITCVDGDPAPSDAEVGKVYRVDPTGNVEKTQPITLTVYAARTAVPTPTDTPTITGDPVAGSTVTISWGTGFTCPSGTTLSGYVVSLQNGTFVSGGPNFQPTQRNTQVKVGDTVGQQLLVTYQGMCSGGDQRTSAASPPLSVTIVAAPDPGEGDDGGGTDG, encoded by the coding sequence ATGAGGCCGACGCAGGGTGTGTCGTTCGGTGGTCGTTACGAGCTGCAGTCGCGTATCGCGATCGGTGGCATGGGCGAGGTGTGGGAAGCGACGGATCACGTCATCGGACGTACCGTCGCCATCAAGATCCTCAAGGACGAGTACATGGGGGACCCCGGGTTCCTCGAGCGGTTCCGCGCCGAGGCGCGGCACGCAGCTCTCGTCAACCATGAGGGCATCGCCAGCGTGTTCGACTACGGCGAGGAGAACGGCAGCGCCTATCTCGTCATGGAGCTCGTCCCCGGCGAGGCGCTCTCGACCGTGCTCGAGCGGGACGGTGCGCTGAGCGCCGACAAGACGCTCGACATCGTCGCGCAGACGGCATCCGCCCTGCAGGCCGCGCACGCCGCGGGCCTCGTGCACCGCGACATCAAGCCGGGCAACCTGCTGATCACGCCGGACGGCCGCGTCAAGATCACCGACTTCGGCATCGCCCGCATCGCCGACCAGGTCCCGCTCACCGCGACCGGTCAGGTCATGGGAACGGTGCAGTACCTGTCGCCCGAGCAGGCGTCGGGCCACCCGGCGTCGCCCGCGACCGACACCTACTCGCTCGGCATCGTCGCGTACGAGTGCCTGGCGGGCAAGCGTCCGTTCACCGGCGAGTCGCAGGTGGCCATCGCGATGGCCCAGATCAACGAGCAGCCGCCGCCGCTGCCGCCGACCGTGCCGATCCCGGTGCAGAACCTCGTCATGGCGATGATCGCCAAGAAGCCCGCCGACCGTCCCTCGTCCTCCGCGACGGTGGCTCGGGCGGCGCAGGCGCTTCGTCGTGGCGACCTGAACTCCGCGGCGATCGCCGTCCCCGCGATCGCGACCGGCGGCATCGCCGGCGACGACGACGCGACCCGGATGCTGACCGCATCCGGCGACGACGGCACCACGCGCATCCTCCCCACCACCGCACAGCTCCCCACCGAGGACGCTGCGGAGGAGGAGAAGAAGAAGAAGCGCAGCCCGTGGACCTGGCCGCTGATCGCCCTGATCGTCCTGTTGGCGATCGCGCTCGGTGGCACCGTCTGGGGGATGCTCGCGAACCAGGGCAACGGGGACGCCGACGCCACGCCCAAGCAGAGCAGCTCGTCCCCGCCTCCGTCGACGCCGTCGACGCCGCCGCCGACGACACCCGAGGAGACTCGCGTCGACGTCACCGCGCTGAACCTGAACGGCATGGACTGCGGCGGCGCCACCTCGACCCTCAAGGGCGCCGGGTTCGACAGCGAGATCACCTGCGTCGACGGCGACCCGGCACCCTCGGATGCCGAGGTCGGCAAGGTCTACCGCGTCGACCCCACGGGCAACGTCGAGAAGACGCAGCCCATCACGCTCACGGTCTACGCCGCTCGGACGGCCGTTCCGACGCCCACCGACACCCCGACCATCACGGGCGACCCGGTCGCCGGCAGCACGGTGACCATCTCCTGGGGCACCGGATTCACCTGCCCGAGCGGCACCACGCTCTCGGGGTATGTCGTCTCGCTCCAGAACGGCACGTTCGTGTCGGGCGGTCCCAACTTCCAGCCGACGCAGCGCAACACGCAGGTGAAGGTCGGCGACACCGTGGGTCAGCAGCTCCTCGTCACCTACCAGGGCATGTGCTCCGGTGGCGACCAGCGCACCTCGGCCGCCTCGCCGCCGCTGTCCGTGACGATCGTCGCCGCGCCCGACCCGGGCGAGGGTGACGACGGTGGCGGCACCGACGGGTAG
- a CDS encoding peptidoglycan D,D-transpeptidase FtsI family protein has product MTKELRRLSIIMLFMFIALFAATSWIQVVEADSLAQNSHNKRTRLDSYEIQRGSIIVDGAAIANSVPSDDRYQFQRVYTDAPMWAPVTGYFNAALDSRTGIEQAMNADLSGTGANAFLGEVERILSGQPQRGYSVELSLSARAQKAAYEALGGLKGAVVAMDPKTGRILAMVSTPGFDTNLMATHDANAANTTFDQLVADPNKPLSNRAIAGDLNPPGSTFKIVVAAAAYATGEWTPESTLPNPISYTLPQSSSRVSNAWGGKCGPGATVTIAEAIRLSCNIPMAELAVELGDDTIREMAEKLGFNKSFETPLKSTPSSYPRALDDAQTALSGFGQGQVTATPLQMAMVSAGIANDGVVMNPRMVDAVIGNDLSVIKAFEDSEFGRAMEADVADDVTSAMVASVATGAAQGARIDGIDVAGKTGTAENGNRPHTLWFTGFAPANDPAVAVAVVVEDGGGQGQSGSGDTIAAPIAKKVIEAVLGR; this is encoded by the coding sequence ATGACCAAAGAACTCCGCCGCCTCAGCATCATCATGCTGTTCATGTTCATCGCGCTGTTCGCCGCGACCAGCTGGATCCAGGTCGTCGAGGCCGACAGCCTCGCGCAGAACAGCCACAACAAGCGCACCCGTCTCGACAGCTACGAGATCCAGCGCGGATCGATCATCGTCGACGGCGCCGCGATCGCGAACTCGGTGCCCAGCGACGACCGGTACCAGTTCCAGCGCGTGTACACGGATGCGCCGATGTGGGCTCCCGTCACCGGCTACTTCAACGCCGCACTCGATTCGCGGACCGGCATCGAGCAGGCCATGAACGCCGACCTCTCGGGAACCGGCGCGAACGCCTTCCTCGGTGAGGTGGAGCGCATCCTCTCCGGCCAGCCGCAGCGCGGATACAGCGTCGAGCTGTCCCTCAGCGCCAGAGCGCAGAAGGCGGCCTACGAGGCGCTCGGCGGCCTCAAGGGCGCGGTCGTCGCGATGGACCCGAAGACCGGTCGCATCCTGGCGATGGTCTCGACCCCCGGGTTCGACACGAACCTGATGGCGACGCACGATGCGAACGCCGCGAACACCACGTTCGACCAGCTCGTCGCCGACCCGAACAAGCCCCTCTCCAACCGGGCCATCGCCGGCGACCTCAACCCTCCGGGCTCGACCTTCAAGATCGTCGTCGCCGCCGCCGCCTACGCGACCGGCGAGTGGACACCGGAGTCGACCCTGCCGAACCCGATCTCCTACACGCTCCCGCAGTCCTCCAGCCGCGTCTCCAACGCCTGGGGCGGCAAGTGCGGTCCCGGAGCCACGGTCACGATCGCCGAGGCCATCCGCCTCAGCTGCAACATCCCGATGGCCGAGCTCGCGGTCGAGCTCGGCGACGACACGATCCGCGAGATGGCGGAGAAGCTCGGCTTCAACAAGTCCTTCGAGACCCCGCTGAAGTCGACGCCGTCCAGCTACCCGCGTGCGCTCGACGACGCGCAGACCGCCCTGAGCGGATTCGGTCAGGGACAGGTCACCGCGACCCCGCTGCAGATGGCGATGGTGTCCGCCGGGATCGCGAACGACGGCGTCGTCATGAACCCCCGGATGGTGGATGCCGTGATCGGCAACGACCTGTCGGTCATCAAGGCCTTCGAGGACAGCGAGTTCGGCCGTGCGATGGAGGCCGACGTGGCCGACGACGTCACGTCGGCCATGGTCGCGAGCGTCGCTACGGGCGCGGCCCAGGGTGCAAGAATAGACGGGATCGACGTGGCCGGTAAGACGGGCACCGCAGAGAACGGAAACAGGCCGCACACGTTGTGGTTCACCGGTTTCGCACCGGCGAACGACCCCGCGGTCGCAGTAGCGGTCGTCGTCGAAGACGGCGGCGGACAGGGACAGTCAGGAAGCGGCGACACCATCGCTGCTCCGATTGCGAAGAAGGTCATAGAGGCGGTGCTGGGCAGATGA
- a CDS encoding FtsW/RodA/SpoVE family cell cycle protein, producing the protein MSTDVQADTTVIKALKRLRMPQTQRNREFWLLLFACAISGGALTLVQLGALGVIDPMILAIGGGLAALAFALHIVLRFVASDADPFVVPIATLLTGLGIAMIYRIDIAFKNTGWNAYSTKQLAWTAISLAGAIAVVILLRNYRILFRYTYIFGLAGILLLLLPFVPGLRIPDANAAVWVSLGGAFAFQPGELAKICLAIFFAGYLVRTRESLTSVGKRVLGITWPRMRELGPVLVVWLISLGIIVFQRDLGTGTLIFGMFVAMLYVATGKTSWVLIGLALVVAGVAVATQILTYVHGRFINWLFLFDANQVDPDVAGYQPMQGLFGLARGGLIGTGWGQGRPEVTPLAHSDYIITSLGEELGLIGLFAILCLYMVFVSRGMRIGLAGQDDFGKLLATGLSFTIALQVFIMVGGVTRLIPLTGLTTPFLAAGGSSLVANWLIVALLLRISDGVRRQPRVVIG; encoded by the coding sequence ATGAGCACCGACGTGCAGGCGGACACCACCGTCATCAAGGCGTTGAAGCGTCTCCGGATGCCGCAGACCCAGCGCAACCGCGAGTTCTGGCTGCTGCTGTTCGCGTGCGCGATCAGCGGCGGAGCGCTCACTCTCGTGCAGCTGGGGGCTCTCGGCGTCATCGACCCGATGATCCTCGCGATCGGCGGCGGCCTGGCGGCCCTCGCGTTCGCCCTGCACATCGTGCTGCGCTTCGTCGCCTCCGACGCCGACCCGTTCGTGGTGCCGATCGCCACGCTGCTCACGGGCCTGGGCATCGCGATGATCTACCGCATCGACATCGCGTTCAAGAACACCGGGTGGAACGCATATTCCACCAAGCAGCTCGCCTGGACCGCGATCTCGCTCGCGGGCGCCATCGCGGTCGTGATCCTGCTGCGCAATTACCGGATCCTGTTCCGTTACACGTACATCTTCGGCCTCGCCGGAATCCTCCTGCTGCTGCTGCCGTTCGTCCCGGGTCTGCGCATCCCCGACGCCAACGCCGCCGTGTGGGTGTCGCTGGGCGGCGCCTTCGCCTTCCAGCCCGGTGAGCTCGCCAAGATCTGCCTGGCCATCTTCTTCGCCGGCTATCTGGTGCGCACCCGCGAGAGCCTCACCTCCGTCGGCAAGCGGGTCCTCGGCATCACCTGGCCGCGCATGCGCGAGCTCGGACCCGTGCTCGTCGTCTGGCTCATCTCGCTGGGCATCATCGTCTTCCAGCGCGACCTCGGCACCGGAACGCTGATCTTCGGCATGTTCGTCGCGATGCTCTACGTCGCGACCGGCAAGACCAGCTGGGTGCTCATCGGCCTCGCCCTCGTCGTCGCCGGTGTCGCCGTCGCGACCCAGATCCTCACCTACGTGCACGGCCGCTTCATCAACTGGCTGTTCCTGTTCGATGCCAACCAGGTCGACCCGGACGTCGCCGGCTACCAGCCAATGCAGGGACTGTTCGGCCTCGCGCGCGGCGGACTCATCGGCACCGGCTGGGGCCAGGGCCGCCCCGAGGTCACCCCGCTCGCCCACAGCGACTACATCATCACCAGCCTCGGCGAGGAGCTCGGGCTGATCGGCCTGTTCGCGATCCTCTGCCTGTACATGGTGTTCGTCAGCCGCGGCATGCGCATCGGCCTCGCCGGTCAGGACGACTTCGGCAAGCTGCTCGCCACCGGGCTCTCGTTCACGATCGCGCTGCAGGTCTTCATCATGGTCGGCGGCGTCACGCGACTGATCCCGCTGACCGGTCTGACCACGCCGTTCCTCGCCGCCGGTGGATCGTCCCTCGTGGCGAACTGGCTCATCGTGGCCCTGCTGCTGCGCATCTCCGACGGCGTCCGCCGCCAGCCCCGGGTGGTGATCGGCTGA